The DNA sequence ACTAATAGCTTTTGATTGTATAAAACCAACTAGAGGTTTGGATGGCATTTCTTTATTAAGAGTTTTGCGTTTAATTTACATTATGAAATATTTAGAATTAATAGGTTTATTTGTAATGATCTTTAAAATGAAATTAAAATTATTTCTTGGTTGAGGAGTATTTTTACTAATTATTTTAACTACATTTGCAATTTCTATTTATGTTTCTGAACCGCAATTATCGTTTTGAAATTCAATGTACTATAGCATTATTGTAATGTCAACAATTGGGCTTGGCGATATAGCTCCAACAAATACAATTAGTCAAGTTTTAACTGCAGCTTTTGGTTTTGTTGGTGGATTAATGTATACATCATTTGGAGCGTTAATTATTACTAGTATTTTGGAAATCGGGGCAGGTTCGTTTGAGGAGATTAACAAACTAACAAAAGGATCTAAAAAATTCGAAGTTGAAGACAGTTCTTGAGAAGAAAAAAAACATGAACAAAAAGATAAATAAACAAAATATTAATCATGATTCAAAAAAAGAAAGTTGATATCTATTAGATAGCATAATTAGTTCTTTTTCAAGACCAAAAATTCTTGTCAAAAATTTATTAAAACGCCCTCATATTTCTGTTGTAGAAATTATTTTTGATGTTTTTATTATTGCCAGTTTTCGACATATTTCAAGTAATTTATCATTTGACTTTTTTACTAATAATATTTATGGGAAAAACAACCCACCTATTCCAGAGCAAGTTTATGTAACAATATTTTTTATTATGCAATTTTTATTGTTATGAATAGCATGATTTTTTATGATTTACTTTGTTCAATGATTTGAAAATTATGGTATTAAATCAAAAGTTTTGTTCATTATTGTATTTTTAGCAGCATCATTTTTCCTAGCAACACAGTATATGTTTAATTCACATGAAGTTTTGTTATTTTTCAAGAGTAATTTTTATGATCTTATGATATTAAATTTGTTTGGAATTTTATTTTTATTTATTTCCTTGCTTATCATGTTCATTTCTAGTTTTCACGAATTAGGTGAACATCAAGAAAATGTTTTAAAGTATTTCTTGAAAATTATTCAGAATGGATTTATTGTAGTTATTTCTTTAGCAGCTATTGGAATTATTTTATTATTTACTATTCAAAATATTGTTATGTTGTGAATAACATTATTCATTATTGCCCTAATAATAGGGGTAATGTTTTTTACATTTGAACGTATTTTACATTATCAAAAAAGACCTAATATATTAATGTTGCCGTTTAAAACTAATCACCTAATTGAACGTTGTACATTAATGTTTTGTGTTGCGATCGGGGAAAGTATTATTAACTTTTATGAGGCGGTAGGTCAAAATATTATATCTACTAATATGAACACTGATTACTTCAAGATCATTTTATTAATAGTTGCGACAACATTATTGGTTTTGGCATTGTGATGAATATACATTGATCGTGTTTGAACAATTAGATTTCATGAACAAATTATTGATAGTAGAACTTATTTAATTTCAAATTTACTAGTTATTACTGGTGTAGTTTTAATGGCTGGAGGATTGGCAAATATAGCAGAAAACTTTTTGGATGATAGTAATATTGGAGATTCATCTATATTTTGTTTAGGTTTTGCGTTA is a window from the Mycoplasma sp. (ex Biomphalaria glabrata) genome containing:
- a CDS encoding potassium channel family protein, giving the protein MLRKIASLSEFRGWNFRKKQNFPQTIYTIVIIVTCLTSIIVTIASFNKDSSHSTMYFQDIVFLVIFSFDWIANALKNYYKNEDKKIRYLILFFPSSLFILASILPSIIGLLIAFDCIKPTRGLDGISLLRVLRLIYIMKYLELIGLFVMIFKMKLKLFLGWGVFLLIILTTFAISIYVSEPQLSFWNSMYYSIIVMSTIGLGDIAPTNTISQVLTAAFGFVGGLMYTSFGALIITSILEIGAGSFEEINKLTKGSKKFEVEDSSWEEKKHEQKDK
- a CDS encoding low temperature requirement protein A produces the protein MNKKINKQNINHDSKKESWYLLDSIISSFSRPKILVKNLLKRPHISVVEIIFDVFIIASFRHISSNLSFDFFTNNIYGKNNPPIPEQVYVTIFFIMQFLLLWIAWFFMIYFVQWFENYGIKSKVLFIIVFLAASFFLATQYMFNSHEVLLFFKSNFYDLMILNLFGILFLFISLLIMFISSFHELGEHQENVLKYFLKIIQNGFIVVISLAAIGIILLFTIQNIVMLWITLFIIALIIGVMFFTFERILHYQKRPNILMLPFKTNHLIERCTLMFCVAIGESIINFYEAVGQNIISTNMNTDYFKIILLIVATTLLVLALWWIYIDRVWTIRFHEQIIDSRTYLISNLLVITGVVLMAGGLANIAENFLDDSNIGDSSIFCLGFALFFVAISWVSATKNLIHQRGNVILKSSWSMLFAVDSIVISTLSLLAIKLDTTINNSFFILIILTGLSFISVFIGTWGWYKSTWMRALNKIHLNIKQIEE